GACATCTAAAAGGACAACTTAAATTACTGATCAAAAAAATGAAGCCTAAGAATTAGTCAGTCAACCATGAGCGGAATAAACAGAAAAAAAATTGTTAGTCTTTTAACACCCATAGCTCTTATGGGAGTCCTGCAAGCACCTGTTTTTGCAAAATCATGGATTCATCCGCTTAGTCTGTTGGAAAGAAAGCCGACATTCAACGTACCAAAGAAGTATGACACTCCGCTGCTGAAGGGCTCTGTTGAAGTTGATAGCGCGGCTACTATTAGCTGGCGGCATTTTTTTTCTGATCCTTATCTTGTCTCCCTGATTGAAACAGCCCTGGCAAATAACCAAGAATTCAATATTGCAATACAGGATATTGAAATTGCTGCCAATGAAGTGAAAGAAAAACGAGCTGAGTATTGGCCTAAAGTCGGCTTGGGGTTTGGCGCAAGTTACATTAAGCCATCCGAAAACACCCAGGAAGGCGTGTTGGATAAAATTATTGTTGAGAGAGGTATTATTAATAACCCGGATTTTAACCTGAATCTGGGTCCGTCGCTGAGCTGGGAAGTGGATATCTGGAAAAAATTCAGAAATGCCAAAGAGGCAGCCAGACTGCGTATGGTGGCACAATATGAGGTCCGCAATTTTCTTATTTCCAGGCTCGTTACTGAAATAGCACGCAACTATTATGAATTAATGGCTCTGGATACGTCTTTGAAGATACTGGATGCAAACATCAGCATCCAGGAAGCGGCTTTCCTTAAAATGCAGACCTTGAAGCGTTATGCCAAAGCGAACCAATTAGGGGTCAATCGGTTTGAAGCCCAGTTAAACAACACTAAAAGCCAGCGGTTTGAAACCAGTCAAAGAATTGTTGAAAAAGAGAATCGTCTGAAGTTCCTCTCCGGTATCTATAATGAAGCGCCAATATTGAGACACTCTGACCAGTTTATGGCGATTCCGGTGGATGAATTGCAGACGGGTGTGCCTGCTCAGCTTTTGGAAAACAGAGCCGATATTCGTCAGGCTGAAGCGGCGATTAAGGCGGCAAAGCTCGATTTAAAAAGTGCCAAGGCCCAGCTATACCCCAACGTGACGATTAGGGCAGGTACTGGCTTTTCGGGGTTTGATCCTCAACTGCTGTTTCAACCACAGTCGTTGTTATACAATGCAATGGGTGACTTAATGCTTCCATTGATCAACCGAAACGCAATCCTTGCACGAATACAGACAGCCGATGCCCACCAAACCCAAGCGGTTTTGACTTATGAGCAGACTTTACTAAAAGCCTACACCGACGTTCTTAATCAGGTGTCAAATATAAGAAATATGCAGCAGGCTTTTGATAAAAAAAACCGAGAAGTCGTATTGCTTGAGCAGTCTATCGGTACGGCAAACATGCTGTTTAAGTACGCCAAGGCGACTTACATCGAAGTGCTGCTCGTCCAGGAAGAGGCACTGGAAGCCGAAAAAGAACTGGTTGAAGTGAAAATGAACCTGGTCGGGTCCAGAGTTGACCTCTATCGAGCACTAGGGGGCGGCTGGAAGTAAGTAGTAGACCTATACTTGGTTTCAGTCCCGTGGCGCCGTATCGGAAAAAGAATTTGCCGATCTCGCCACATCACTCTTTCTTAATGGTATAAACAATTCACCCGCATAAGAGGTTTTCTATTGTGAGTTCAAGAACGCCGTTGCTACTCTCTACGCTCTGCTTGTTGTTACTTAGTAGCACGTCTGGTGCACTCGCCGACGAAACCGAATCATTTTTAAGAGGCGGGGTTGCTAGTAGTCCGTCCGAACTCACAGTTCCTGCAACATTTAAGGTCGTCTTTTTTGAGCCGCTTGATCTTCATAAAATGCATACAGGCACAGAAATAAGCGGTCGTCTAAAAGAAGATTTGAAAGTTAACAAGAATGTTGTTGCCCCTGCCGGCTCCATTGTTACCGGCTACGTTCAAATGGTAGATAAGAAAGGTAGCGATGCTGTCGGCATAACAGAGGAAAAGCGAAAGCATTCGGGCTACAGACTTGTCTTTGACGAAATTATTCTCAGTAACAAAGAGCGACTGAAAGTACAGGCGTTGCCTATTGAAACTATCTCAGTCTTCAACAACAAAGGTGAATTTCGCTCGATAACAGTAGGACCTGGTGGAGTAATTAAAAAAGTTGAGTCGCTAGATGTAGTCGAATCTGTACTTGATATAGTGGTTTCACGTTCAATGGTTGAACGTGGAATGTACTTCAAGAGAAACGATGAAATTGAAGTTAGGCACAATTATTTAGGTTCCGAAAGAGTTGCAAGCAAGGCAGAAAAGAGCAGACGAAGACAAACTGCTATCAAGAAACAGATAACACTCTAAGAATTCTGCACCGTATTTGCACTCAAAAAAACTGAGGGTTCCCACAAACCCCAAAGCCCTCACAAAATGGCGCCTTCGGAGAGATTCGAACTGCCAGCACCAAACAGTAAAAGCTCGATAGTCAAAATCACACTAAACTCTGAAGGTCGGATGCCGGCTCAAAGAGAACCCCACGCTCACTAGGTCGCAACAAATTCCTGATGAATTGTTGTTCTCGCTTATCTTTCCTTACGGGAATAACAACATGATCTTGTCTACTTTCCTTATGTATTGTCCACATTTCAGACTGTGTGGGCGCCCGTTCTGCCACCGCGGACACTATTGGGAAAGCAAAGATACACATGCTTCCCCATAAACAAGATTTGGCAAAACTGGCCGACAATGATTTCATGGTGACCACCTCCTGCCTACAAGTTAAATGTCAGAAGTCATTACTTTATGACTTTATGCAAAACGCTGGCGATTCAAGCCGGGCCACATATACAACCGGTTGGGTTCCGCGGGCTCGGGCGTGAGTAATCCTAGAGCCTGCATTGTCTTCCTTGCCCGACAGCTTACATACGGATTGCTATCCTCCAATAACACTTTCAAAATTTCACAAGGCGTATTTGGATCTTCCGCCAACCCATGTCTCACTGTCGGATCAGTGTCATGAGCCAGCATACGGATCATTTCCAAGGAGGAATTGGAATTGGTTGCAACCGCTAACCGAACATCCGAATTCTCGTCCTTAGATAGATATTCCAGAACTTCTATCGGTGTTCCGGAATTTTCGGCAATCCGCATTCTTATCTTGTGATCTTTATTGTGAGCCAGGAGTGCCAACTCATCCAACGGCGTTTCCGGACACCCAGCTTTGAGATAATCTTCAATCCAATTCATACCTAACATCGAAATCACCTCCGCGCCTCCATAGTGGAATGATTTTGTTGTTTGTGTATTTCGTAAATTAATTCGCTAATCAGAAAGCACCTTTCTCTGAGGCGGCAGTACCTTTGTACTGCCGCCCGATCCGTGCTTTAAGGCCAGCCTGACGGGCCGGCAAGTTGTATAAACAGTATTCAGATTTTCAAACCGATCAAGTAGGGTAAACCAACCTCCTTCAAATAGTCATGAAAATGGTGATTCAACTAACTCAAACGGAAGGAAACTGAAGCCTTCCAAGAATTTTTATAGCAAAAACCTTTTTACCGGTCAAGAGTTTTCAGCATTTTTTTGTGCCGCCTGAAACCCAGTCCACCAGCGAATATTTTTCATGGCAGGTTTAAAAAAAAGTGTATTTTCAAAGCCGGGTGCATCGCAATCAGTAAATTATTTAGTGGATACGAAATCCAATTTTATGACAGCGTTATATAGAAGGAGGCGTAAGTTATGTTGCTACAGAGAATTGCAGACACGGATCTGTTCAGCTCTCTTAGAGACATGCAGCGGCTTCAGCAACAGTTAAGTCGCTTAATGTCGGTAGAGAAATGGCCATCGACTCAAGAATTCCCACCTATTAATGTATGGACTTCCGAAAACGGAGCGATCGCCCGCACGGAAATCCCGGGGATAGATCCAAACGATATTGAGATTTCGCTAGTTAATGACTCTCTTACAATTAAGGGATCTAGAAATCCCGAAATCGTCCAAGAGGGACAAACATATCATCGCCAAGAGCGTGGACACGGTCAATTTACCCGCTCGCTCCAACTTCCATTTAGGGTGGAAGCTGATGAAGTGCAGGCTCATTTTATTAATGGTGTTTTGGAAATCACCTTGCCGCGGGCCAAAGCCGACCAGCCACGGAAAATTGGCGTCATATCAGAATAGTATTTCTTCTCTAACAAAGGAGGATTGTTATGCCTACTGAATTAATGGAGACAAACAAAGTCGAAGCCGTGCAAAATGGCACAGAGCAGACCAGAACAAATAAGGTGTTCATTCCAAGAACAGACATATATGAATCCAAAGATCATTTGCTACTTATGGCGGATATGCCTGGCGTGAAACAAGACGCAGTCGATATCACACTTGAGCACAATATACTCACAATCTACGGTCGAGTAGAACCGCCAAAGGTTGAAGAATTTGGCTTAACTTATGCCGAGTATGGCATTGGTGACTATCGGCGCGTTTTTACTTTGTCAAATGAAATTGACAGAGATGGAATTCAAGCATCAGTGAAAAACGGCGTACTCAAATTGGTACTGCCCAAGAGTAAAAACGCCATCCCGAGAAAAATTACTGTGCAAACCGCATAAAAGCCGGTTTCAATCTACACAACGAGCTTTTGAGAAGGAGGTTTCGATGAGTTACATTTCGAAGTATCCAGAATCTTTTGCCGTTCACTGGGCAAAATTCGGTTTACTTATATTATTGCTGGCCTTATCTCTTTTTTTGGCCAGTGGTCAGATGCTACATTCTTACGCGGCAGACAGTGGCAATACTAATAACATCACCAAAGATAAATCCGGCGAGCCCGTGCGTATCCACTCGGGCAAATCAAAGCATGACCAAAGGCCGTTGGATCTGGATTCCACTATTAACAAGATGCGTGAGTCGGCATCGAAATTGAGTTTACCATCCAGCATGTTTGAGCCGTGGTGGCGGACAATGTTGCATGATCCGGACGCTGATTGGCTTATGAGAAATTTTGATGTGATGTCATCAAATCCGGATAAGAACTGGGCATTTCCAGTTGGCTTGGGTGCATACATTCCACGACTCGATACTTCTGAAACCGCCGATACAATTGAGATCACCGCTGAAGTTCCTGGTATCGATGAAAAGAACCTCGATGTGACCGTAACTGACGACTTGGTCACAATAAAAGGAGACAAGAAATCAGAAACTACACAAAAGGCGTTGAAGGACGGCAGCGGATTTCAGGCTATAGAAAGAGCCTATGGGTCTTTTGAACGGACTGTTGCTCTTCCCTGCAAAGTACAGAGTGAAAATGCTCAAGCTAGTCTAAAAAATGGTATCTTGACCATTATGATACCCAAAAAACACGCCCCCAAAAGCGAGGGCAAGAAACTAACCATCAAAAGCGAATAAGATGATTAGATTCAACCGCTAAATAATTCCCACTATGAAACTTGACTTACGGCAATACCATTGCGTACAAGACCTCCTTCCTTCCCTTGTAGTGTTTCTTGTCGCCTTGCCTCTGTGCATGGGTGTCGCCATAGCATCGGGCATGCCTCCTGCCGCTGGACTAATTGCTGGTATCATCGGTGGTATCGCGGTAGGCATGACGTCCAGCTCACCATTTCAAGTGAGCGGTCCTACCGTCGGTCTTGCCATGATTGTCTGGGATATTGTGAATCAGCATGGAGTAGGTGCTCTAGGGCTAGTTGTGTTCTTTGCAGGGCTTTTACAACTTTGCTTTGGAGCACTTAGACTGGGACGTGTATTTCGAGCTATTTCTCCAGCTGTAGTTCAAGGAATGATCTCCGGTATAGGTCTTTTGATTTTAGTAAGTCAGTTTCATTTAATGCTTGATGATAAACCAAAAGGAAGCGGACTCGCCAATTTAATTGCTCTGCCAGAGTTGTTATTTAAAGTGCTTACTTTTAACGATGGCGTCCACGAAGCAGCTGCTTTGATTGGTCTTTTAACCATCGCAACTATTTTGATC
The Candidatus Obscuribacterales bacterium DNA segment above includes these coding regions:
- a CDS encoding Hsp20/alpha crystallin family protein, encoding MSYISKYPESFAVHWAKFGLLILLLALSLFLASGQMLHSYAADSGNTNNITKDKSGEPVRIHSGKSKHDQRPLDLDSTINKMRESASKLSLPSSMFEPWWRTMLHDPDADWLMRNFDVMSSNPDKNWAFPVGLGAYIPRLDTSETADTIEITAEVPGIDEKNLDVTVTDDLVTIKGDKKSETTQKALKDGSGFQAIERAYGSFERTVALPCKVQSENAQASLKNGILTIMIPKKHAPKSEGKKLTIKSE
- a CDS encoding TolC family protein — protein: MSGINRKKIVSLLTPIALMGVLQAPVFAKSWIHPLSLLERKPTFNVPKKYDTPLLKGSVEVDSAATISWRHFFSDPYLVSLIETALANNQEFNIAIQDIEIAANEVKEKRAEYWPKVGLGFGASYIKPSENTQEGVLDKIIVERGIINNPDFNLNLGPSLSWEVDIWKKFRNAKEAARLRMVAQYEVRNFLISRLVTEIARNYYELMALDTSLKILDANISIQEAAFLKMQTLKRYAKANQLGVNRFEAQLNNTKSQRFETSQRIVEKENRLKFLSGIYNEAPILRHSDQFMAIPVDELQTGVPAQLLENRADIRQAEAAIKAAKLDLKSAKAQLYPNVTIRAGTGFSGFDPQLLFQPQSLLYNAMGDLMLPLINRNAILARIQTADAHQTQAVLTYEQTLLKAYTDVLNQVSNIRNMQQAFDKKNREVVLLEQSIGTANMLFKYAKATYIEVLLVQEEALEAEKELVEVKMNLVGSRVDLYRALGGGWK
- a CDS encoding HEAT repeat domain-containing protein gives rise to the protein MNWIEDYLKAGCPETPLDELALLAHNKDHKIRMRIAENSGTPIEVLEYLSKDENSDVRLAVATNSNSSLEMIRMLAHDTDPTVRHGLAEDPNTPCEILKVLLEDSNPYVSCRARKTMQALGLLTPEPAEPNRLYMWPGLNRQRFA
- a CDS encoding Hsp20/alpha crystallin family protein, producing the protein MLLQRIADTDLFSSLRDMQRLQQQLSRLMSVEKWPSTQEFPPINVWTSENGAIARTEIPGIDPNDIEISLVNDSLTIKGSRNPEIVQEGQTYHRQERGHGQFTRSLQLPFRVEADEVQAHFINGVLEITLPRAKADQPRKIGVISE
- a CDS encoding Hsp20/alpha crystallin family protein is translated as MPTELMETNKVEAVQNGTEQTRTNKVFIPRTDIYESKDHLLLMADMPGVKQDAVDITLEHNILTIYGRVEPPKVEEFGLTYAEYGIGDYRRVFTLSNEIDRDGIQASVKNGVLKLVLPKSKNAIPRKITVQTA